One genomic region from Anabaena sp. PCC 7108 encodes:
- a CDS encoding NAD(P) transhydrogenase subunit alpha, with protein MTETLLAALFVLVLASFIGFEVINKVPPTLHTPLMSGSNAISGISVIGAILAAGEKNTNLSVILGLIAVILAMVNVVGGFLVTDRMLQMFKKKEVKA; from the coding sequence AGAAACTTTACTAGCTGCTTTATTTGTACTCGTCTTAGCCTCCTTTATAGGCTTTGAAGTCATCAACAAAGTTCCCCCAACTCTCCACACCCCCTTAATGTCCGGTTCCAACGCCATTTCCGGTATTTCGGTAATTGGTGCAATCCTGGCTGCTGGGGAGAAAAACACCAATTTATCAGTAATTCTCGGTTTAATTGCCGTAATTTTGGCAATGGTTAACGTTGTCGGTGGTTTTTTGGTTACAGACAGAATGCTACAAATGTTCAAAAAAAAGGAAGTTAAAGCATGA
- a CDS encoding NAD(P)(+) transhydrogenase (Re/Si-specific) subunit beta, which translates to MSDFLPTGIQLTYLVAASLFILGLKKLGSPATARNGNLVAAVGMLLAVVATLLDQHVLNYEMILIGLAIGSIIGAIAAYKVQMTDMPQMVGLLNGLGGASSALIAVAEFWRLLDSSQPIPLDVNISMLLDVLIGGVTLTGSFLAFAKLQGLVSGTPITFPLQQPFNLLLLGSYLAGSAYLIITPDSLPVFLGVVAVSLVLGVMFVLPIGGGDMPVVISLLNSLSGVAAAAAGFVVMNNMLIIAGALVGASGLILTEIMCKAMNRSLFSVLFSAFGSVSTATGGATAGASNQTVRSIDPEEGAMMLGYARSVVIVPGYGMAVAQAQHSVRELADQLERMGVDVKYAIHPVAGRMPGHMNVLLAEANVAYTQLYDMEDINPQFEQADVALVIGANDVVNPAARSDVNSPIYGMPILEVDRAKQTIVIKRGMSAGFAGVDNELFYKDKTTMLFGSAKDMVAKLVSEVKQL; encoded by the coding sequence ATGAGCGACTTTTTACCAACTGGGATTCAGCTGACGTATTTAGTCGCTGCATCATTATTTATCCTCGGTTTGAAAAAACTCGGTTCTCCCGCTACTGCTAGAAACGGTAATCTTGTGGCTGCGGTGGGGATGCTGTTAGCTGTTGTTGCTACTTTATTAGATCAGCACGTATTAAATTACGAGATGATCTTGATAGGCTTGGCGATTGGTTCTATTATTGGTGCGATCGCAGCTTACAAAGTACAAATGACTGATATGCCCCAAATGGTGGGCTTACTTAACGGTTTGGGTGGTGCATCTTCCGCACTTATAGCTGTTGCCGAATTTTGGCGGTTGTTAGATAGTTCTCAACCGATTCCCCTCGATGTCAACATTTCCATGCTATTGGATGTGTTAATCGGTGGTGTCACCTTAACAGGTAGTTTTCTGGCTTTTGCCAAATTGCAAGGTTTAGTTAGTGGTACACCCATTACCTTTCCTTTGCAGCAACCTTTTAACCTCTTGCTGTTGGGTTCTTATTTAGCTGGAAGTGCCTATTTAATCATTACACCAGATAGCCTCCCCGTATTTTTAGGAGTGGTGGCTGTTTCTTTGGTGTTGGGTGTAATGTTCGTCCTCCCCATTGGTGGCGGCGATATGCCCGTTGTCATCTCCCTGTTAAACTCCCTCTCCGGTGTGGCTGCGGCTGCGGCTGGGTTTGTGGTGATGAACAATATGTTAATCATCGCCGGTGCTTTGGTGGGGGCTTCAGGTTTAATCCTGACGGAAATTATGTGTAAGGCGATGAACCGTTCTTTGTTCAGTGTCTTATTTAGTGCTTTTGGTTCTGTCTCTACTGCTACTGGTGGTGCTACTGCTGGTGCAAGTAATCAAACAGTCCGCAGTATTGATCCCGAAGAAGGGGCAATGATGTTGGGTTATGCCCGTTCTGTGGTGATTGTCCCAGGATACGGTATGGCGGTTGCCCAAGCACAGCATAGCGTCCGGGAGTTGGCAGATCAACTAGAACGCATGGGTGTGGATGTGAAATATGCGATTCACCCTGTTGCGGGAAGAATGCCAGGACACATGAACGTATTATTGGCAGAAGCTAATGTAGCTTATACGCAGTTGTATGATATGGAGGATATTAATCCCCAGTTTGAACAGGCTGATGTGGCGTTGGTGATTGGTGCTAATGATGTGGTCAATCCGGCGGCGCGTAGTGATGTGAATAGTCCTATTTATGGGATGCCGATTTTAGAAGTTGATCGGGCAAAGCAGACTATTGTGATTAAGCGCGGTATGAGTGCTGGTTTTGCCGGTGTTGATAATGAGTTGTTTTATAAGGATAAGACAACAATGTTGTTTGGTAGTGCTAAGGATATGGTGGCTAAGTTGGTTTCGGAAGTGAAGCAGCTTTAG
- a CDS encoding type II toxin-antitoxin system PemK/MazF family toxin: MPEGNLTYKRGEIRWVNLDPTVGAEAQKIRACLIVQNDIMNQYGLLTIVMPFRPGSKQAPYIVNIKTTATNGLDKDRFIDVAQIRAVDYRRVLGFVGILEAEYWEEIRTALDVVLGFGV; encoded by the coding sequence ATGCCAGAGGGTAATTTAACTTATAAACGGGGTGAGATTCGCTGGGTAAATCTTGATCCAACTGTGGGAGCAGAAGCACAAAAAATCCGTGCTTGTTTGATAGTTCAAAATGATATTATGAATCAATATGGATTATTAACTATTGTGATGCCATTTCGACCAGGAAGTAAGCAAGCTCCCTATATTGTTAATATCAAAACAACAGCAACTAATGGATTAGATAAGGATCGTTTTATTGATGTTGCTCAAATTCGTGCTGTAGATTATCGTCGCGTTTTGGGGTTTGTGGGGATTTTAGAAGCTGAATATTGGGAAGAAATTCGGACTGCTTTGGATGTGGTTTTGGGATTTGGGGTTTAA